A stretch of DNA from Malus sylvestris chromosome 9, drMalSylv7.2, whole genome shotgun sequence:
GGTATTTCTGCGAACTCACATTTACCAATTTTTAAGCATGTTTGCAATTAGAGTgttatttttgttgttaatgTGGTAATTAGAGAATGTTCTTTGCAATGGTGAGGTTTATGAGGTTAATGGGGTTCAATTTTTCAGCTGTTTCTAGCCGTTCgatgatcaaatttgaaggTGGATATACCGTGGATACGGTGTTCGATGGAAGTAAGCTTGGAATTGAACCACATTCAGTTGAATTATCCCCAAATGGAGAGCTTCTGGTTTTGGATTCCGAAAATAGTAACATCTACAAGATCTCAATGCCATTGTCTCGTTGTAAGCCGCTTTCGCTGCCTTAACTCTTGAATTGTACCATTATATCACTGCTCTAGTTGCTTGTTTTACTAATGTATATCCAAGGACCCAGTTAGGGAGATTCGAACTCTTGTGCATAGGCAATGTGGCTAGTAAGGCTACACCCACGTCAGTTTAACCCGAATAGTTAATTTTCTATTCGGGTTGATGTGCAAGACATTATAATTGTACTTAAAGCATTGTTTTTCTGATTCCTTACTTCAACTCTTGccaaatttcattatttatgAAAAGTACTGTTACTGCTTTTATATGCTTTTGTTTAGTGGAAGCCTGTACTTTCTGGTTAATCAATTGCTATCTTTTTGGAGACTTACTTtacttttcttttggtttgCGACCACGATTCTCTAATGACCAGTTAACCTTCTTGTTTactcatgttaattttttttttaacctaagCTAGATTTGTGTACTTTAACACAGGAAACTTGGGTTCGTTGAATTTCATCTTGATTAATACCTTTAAGCTTGTTCAAGATAAAATCTTTATCATTTATCGGTTAATGATTCGTCATGCcactttttcttttgtaatttcatCTTTATTTGCATTTGTTAGTATAATCAGTCattaaaactataaaaaataatatcaatGAAATATGCAATCTACAGTCTTCAAATTATCACTTTCGTTGTAGAAGTAATTTCAGTTCAGTTCCTAGTTTAATGCTTGTTTGCTATCTGTTTGTATTTTGGTAGAACCTATCGTATTCTTTTACATGCCGAATGAACGATATGCAGATAGCCGACCCAAGTTGATTTCTGGATCACCTGAGGGATACTCAGGGCATGTGGACGGGAGGCCAAGAGATGCAAGAATGAACCACCCAAAAGGGCTGACTGTGGATGATAGAGGAAATATTTATATCGCAGACACAATGAATATGGCTATCAGGAAGATAACTGATGCCGGTAAGTCTCTGGATGTTTAAGGCATCATAGTGGTTAAGGAATCACCCTTTTCTTCTGTAATTCTTGTGTTAAACGTAATGGCACGAAAAACTTATTTCACCTCTGTATAGGGGTTACGACTATTGCTGGTGGAAAATGGGGCAGAGGAGGTGGTCATGTTGATGGTCCAAGtgaagatgcaaagttttctagTGATTTTGATGTGATATACGTCGGTAGCAGCTGCTCTCTTTTGGTTATTGACAGAGGAAACCAGGCAATTCGGGAGATCCAACTCCACTATGATGACTGTAACGACCACTATGATGGAACTTTCGGTTTAGGTATAACTAGAAAAGTATGGACTTTCAACAGTGTAATTTGCTTTAGGTGATGCAGCTCTTTAAAATCTGTTCTCGATCGTTGCAGGAATAGCAATGCTGATTGCAGCTGCATTCTTTGGCTACATGCTGGCACTGCTGCAGCGTAGGGTGCAAGCAATGTTTTCGTCAAATGATACAAGTTACTTACAGGATCAAAGAACTATACATAGGGCTGCAACAGTGGCACCATATCAGAGGCCTCCTAAATCCGTCAGGCCCCCTTTAATTCCAAATGAAGATGAACCTGAGAAACTAGATGACGGCTTCTTTGGTTCACTAGGGAAGATCGTCCTCAACACTGGCTTGTCTGTGTCTGAAATCTTTGGGGGAATATTTACGGGCTTTAGAAGTAAGCCCCGACAATATCACATTCAGCAGCAGTATCACCAAGCTAATAAGCATTCAAATGCTTGGCCCACGCAAGACAGCTATGTGGTTCCAGACGAAGACGAGCCTCCATCATTAGAAACGAGATCCTCAACCCCAAATAAAACCTACCCATACATGACCAAAGACCTGGAGAAGCCTCGCCATTCGAAGCAAAGTCAAGCTTACTATAATTCATGGGAGGGCGAATATCAGCAACAGCAACAACTTCTGACACAgctgcagcagcagcaacaacttCAGACGCAGCtgcagcagcaacaacaactTCAGATGCAGCTGCAGCAGCAGCATCATCACAGGCATTACTCAACAAACCCGACTACATACTACGAGGAGAGCAGCGAGACAAACGAGATTGTGTTTGGGGCAGTCCAAGAACAGGATGGACGGCGTGAAGCTGTGGTGATAAAGGCAGTAGACTATGGAGATTCTAGATATAACCACCACAACATTCGACAGCGTTTCAATTATATGGATTATAATTCCTCTGGTTACTGATTCCCATCAAAAGAACACAAGAATTTCATCCTTTATGTTATATTTCTTATTTTCTCGTGGAAATGTTAGCTTTCCGAGAGTTGTTTCTCAAGGAAATGTGAAAGTTTTATACCTCAGCTTAGGTCTGCATTTTCCTTTGTCTAGAGATCCAAAGAATCAAAGCCAGTGCCGGTTTGCAGATGtagacttagggctggtttgatattgctgtgctttgaaaaaaagctgctgtgagaataagcggctgtgctgtgagaataagcggctgtgaaataaagccagtagagtgtttggtaaacttttttgtgaaagtgcttttggaaaaaaaagcaagatgatagtgtgtcttttcattaaaggagcactgtagctccgtgtgctttgaaaaaactggctttttttcaaagcagcaaatagcagcttcagcttttcctttgattttcagcttattctcacagcagcttccaaaataagcccttttttttcagtttaccaaacacaaaaatgagcctcagctttttttcacagtggctttttttaaaatcaccttaatcccaaacggggccttagTCATATTGGCTAGATCGGATGTGCTTTTCAGTAACGGATCTTGAACTATAGCTAACAAGCAGGCCCATGAAATATAATTCTCAGCTACCATATGGCTTATCATGTATTAAGTTCCAATGGTTTAGATTAATAGTTTCAACTTattaaaaccaaaatacaaTCCAAACATGTAAATTCGAAATATATAGCTTTAGTATTAGAATATTGagcaaattaaaaaatgatactTTTATACACAATTGTATAAATTTGACTACCTAAACTAGGAAATTCAAACagtgtaatttcttattttctgACTACCACGTGCAATATCGTAATAACACGAGCTGTTTCTTTGAACCCTAAACACTGACATATGGAGCTTGGAGCTAGCACCACTTCATTTGTGTGCATGGAATATTAATGGCCGACGCCGGGGCTTGGACCAGAACTCTTGACTCCCCAGAGGGAAAGAACATCAGAAAAATAGTTAACAACGCCGCCTCCGCTCGGACTGGCGGCCTTCCTTGGATTGTGGTGCTCCCGGTGGCTGTGGGGGTGACGATGAACCTGGTGATGAACATGAGAACCATGCTCGTGAAGAGGACGGGCTTCCACGGCGGCAAAGAGCAAAACAAAGCTCACCACAAGTAGGGCAACAACGAAACGTTGGCGTGTGATGATTTCTCTGGCCATGATTACTGGAGAATATTGGAGTCACTGGGTTCTAATGAGTCGAATgattttgcttggagttataaAATTGTGTAAAGTAGGGTTTGgtatttatagagagagaaatacGGTAAGCTTGTTTTGTTTGACTAAAAAACGGAGGAATGTAATATAGTTTGAATTTTAGTGCCCGTTCAAACGCGTCTGAGAACTGGTTTCATGAGAGGAAGCATGAACAAAATTGAAACCCTAATGGAGAAAGATTCAAAGTTTGAAGaggaaattaaattgaaaaatagGACTGAATAACTAGCTGGATGTAGTATAATTTGAATACTTGTACCCAGTCATTCAGTCGTTCAAGTTTATCTAGGTTTGACCAATATTTTCTCTTAAGCATCATGGCCTAAATTTGTTTGAAATATGTATGCACACAGAAGAGTATTTGATTTAGTGCTAGTCATGCATGCATGCGTTAAATATTTGACTTGTTACAGATACAACTCTCACTAGTTAATTAATTTCGAGtagataattaattagttttagtTAAGGACTAGTTAAGCACCGAACCTGGTAGCGTAGACTTGTAACTACGTAGAGTATTAAAACGATTGATGGGTGATGAAGCCTTGGTCAAGCGAGATCATGGTGTTTGAAATTTATTCACTAATCTTGTAAAGTCACTTTAAGCACGCTCTAAGCCTCTCGCATTAGTAGGCCATCCTTACTAGCGGGGTAGCAAACAAGGGACTTAGTTAAACGCTCCAATACGTCGTTGATTAATATTAGGGTTCATGCTGTATATATGCGACTTCATGTTCATTCAAACATGTTCTATATAATCATTACATATACAagtaaaaatctaaaaaaaaattaaaacatgttTATGATCTTATATATAGCAGTTGATCTATTCAGCAGGAAAATGCATACATAGCGAGGTACAACTTTTTTAAAAAGAGCTGATTTCCACACacattttttagatttttatgCACCGTTCTTTATTTTTGACCATTAGAGTAATTAAATAAAACGAAAACAACTAATATGATTAAACATGAGTGTGTCTGTTAAAAAAAGACGTGTGTATTTAGCATTTCCGTTACGTAAACAACTCAAAAGGATAAAATTGGACTTTTAAATTCTATGCTGCCAAACAAGCTTTGAATATTTTGCTTTGAGTGTTTATAATTTTGCGTTTGATTCGACTTATATCAATATATCCATCAATTTACTTTGGCCAAACCATATGAAATCATGCACGACTAAAGTTTCAACAGTTGAATTTTTTCATCTATATCTTTTAATTGATGAATTTcaaaaaaatgtgtttttattcTGCCTGAAATAAGGTGTTATTGGTAAAGAAGATTAATATATAGGGACAAAAACCGCATTATATTTTTCTAAGTAAACGACGTTGATCCTACAAGTCAACAACTTGCTTCATCTTCAAGGCAGGAAAAAATAGGTGCTTACTTGTTgttcaaggaaaaaaaaacgacTAAATGTGCATTATGCTCAGTCAAACCCAGCTAGCTAGCCTACttcttttgacaaaaaatttatatataaaaaataaataaataaataaggacCTAAATGTACACGCATATTTCATTTTTCAAGATAGTACCCAAAAatctgaaaagaaagaagaccATGTTAGAATCACTAATAACTATTGACTGTGTCTTACAACGTTAGTTCATTCATGCTTGTTTGaaagttattttaaaataattaaaaatgcttttagagaaaatatttttgagttcTAAAAGTACTTGAAATGTTTCATTAAGTGTTTTTTcaggattcacttgcatttttacgaatgattggtttcaaaaacattttcatcaaaagtgcttttaatcattttaaaagcacttctaaatgagtcctcaatttcttttttttataaacaataACGTTAGTGAGTTAAATTATTAATTGTTAGGGGGTAGGAGGATCTATGGGGATCAAACCCGAACCAAAGTTCATAAACATAATTGTTTTCTAGCACTCTAATAAAGCGTCATATGCGATTCATTTTATAGGTTTGGACAAGCCAATCTGTTTAATTAAACaaatgataataaaaaaattccccCATAATTAACCCGGAATTGATAATATAAATTAAACATATGATTAATCAGAAACAGTCAATTCCCGCCAGTGACAGATAGAATTACGTAAACTACAACATTTCCAATATTACCCTCATCGCATCCAGTTATCATTGACCTGGCTCCCGCGCCACAGCGGACCCTCTTTGGTAAACTCACCAAATTCGACCGTTAAAACTTCGCTGGTTCTCCGATTAACACCTGGCAGCCGGTTCCCGGTGAAATACATTTCACCTCCAGCGAGAATTCCGTTACAAATCGACCTATATTTGTCTCCCTCAAACTCCTCGCTCCCGGATCAGAAAATCCAGAGAGCAATCGATCGAGAGAGGGCGTTAGGGTttgcagaaagagagagatttaggGATTTTACCCAAATCGAAAATCCTTAAATCTTTCTCCTTCTCCGCCCAATTTTCCCTCTGATTTCCGAGCCCTAATTTTCACCTAATTTTCCCAATTTTCGGTTTTGAATGGCATCAAAAATAGCGTACGATGCCGTTCCGAATCCGAAAACGGACTCCGCCGCGGAATCCGATGACGGTGAGGAATTGATGCTCGCGAGGAGAAGCGGGTGCTGTTTCTGGATCCCTTGCTTTGGATCCGAACCCTCCTCTCCCGACGGGTCGTGGGAGCGGATCCGTTCCACCGGCGACTACGAGGGTCTGTGGTGGAACCGCGGCTGGAAGAAGATCCGGGAGTGGTCGGAGCTCCTCGCGGGTCCCAAGTGGAAGACCTTCATCCGGCGGTTCAACAAAAACAACCCCAGGCGGTCCGTGAAATTCCAATACGACCCCATGAGTTACGCCCTCAACTTCGACGAAGGACCGGGGCAGAACGGTAATTTGAGTGATGATTATTTGTACAAGGATTTCTCGTGCCGGTACGCGTCAATTCCGGCGTCGGCCAAGTCGTCGATGGATTTGAGTAACGACTCACCCTCCTTGACGTGAGAGTCACGTGATGAGCGGATGTAGAGAGGGTGTGAAAGAAAGCAGAGGAAATTGATGGTGGGTGTTCGGTGCGCTGCGCGCTGGGTTGTGCGGGAGAGTTGACGGCGGAGGAGAATAGAGGAGCGCGGCGGCGTTTGATTATTTTGCTATTTAGGAAGCCGTGACTGTTGGTTAAATTGGAAAATGTAcgatcagatttttttcattgtttcatttgttcatttaattaataaatggCAGGTCCTTCATGAAATATTGATTCCCGactaaaatttatatattagaGTCTCTGGTTGGAAGTGTGTATGTTGGTTCGGAAAGTTCTTCAATGCTTGTGCTACTACACAAAAACTTGCATGCAACTGAGACGTCGTGATGTCGGTCTCCAAGCTTACCGACATCATGGGCATTAACTTGACATTTCTGTTGTATGTAAGTTGTTTTTGTGGTACTGACTTGATTGTTGTCTTTTATGCCTCATTTGGTTTCTAAGATTGAAGTAGAACAGATAACTCATAAGATTCAAGGATAATAAAAGTAAAGGTAAATGGTCACTTAGTACTAAGGTTTAGtcgtatttttcttcacttgtcgccaaaggcgaattcgaaccacattattactagcctattgtgaAGCTTAACTCATTCACCCACcactttagtgtagataatatcgtttattaaaaaaaaaaaggggaccaCATGGTGGCTTTGCCACGCCAGTCCACTCTTCCAGGTGCTAGGAAGACTCATAGAGGCATTTCAACATCCTCTGACTACCATCGTATGATTCATTAGCGCCATAAATCGAACTCAAAACGTGCCGTATAGAATACAGACCTAGAATTTGTTCCCAACTAGATCTTGAGAGGATTAGACATGCAAACAATTATTCATATAATCATCGTATTTTGAAGGGGATTTGGAATAATAGCTCTAACTTTCTTTAATAAGTACATCTTCTACCTTTAAGTTTTGAATACtttcgatattatctacactaagggtgGCCAAGTTGGCTAAGTTTCATAATAGGCTAGCTATAATAATTTGGTTCGAAGTCatctttgacgaaaattgaacttaaaacttcttatttacaaataaagaagaataccactagacctcTTCTACCTTTAAATTGACCACAATTACTTTATTTCTACCTTCGATGTACCTTAAATATGTCGGGTTATCCACCTTATCTAATCCTAATGGGGAAACGAGAGTTTAGACTTTTACTAGGGATTTGCTTTGCGTGCTTGTGTGTGGTGTTTTGACAAGGAAGGCATCCACAAAGCCACGAGCACGGGCAAGTTGCTTATCTCTTCTTTCCGCGTGTCATCCCTATCTCCATCATCACCACTTTTCTTATCTTCCTTTCCATCAttatattttctctctttctccaaGCACCAAACCAGTATTATTATCTTTTGTCAACGAGTAAATTGTaactatggtcccttaactttaactcaatttgaGCAAttgtctctcaactaaaaatccattaccattggtctctcaactcatcaaaacgtgcagctattgtcccttaactaaaaatccattaccattggtccctcaactttaattaaactggagaaattgtcccttaactttaacccaattgtagcaatgttcttttcaacataactcgttttgacaaattttttgatgtagttgacgaaaatgaccataattacacactttgatgagttaagggaccctaattatatcaatggttattccaacataacttattttgacaaaattttgacgaaattgatgaaaatgactatagctacacattttgataagttgagggaccaatggtaatagatttttagttgagaggccattgctccaatttgattaaagttaagggatcattgctacaatttacccTTTGTCAACATTCATTCAGAGTCGAGTGATGAGTAGTATAGTGAGATGAAGATATACTTCCGGTTGGTGAAGACAAACTTCTGATTATCTCATGTGATGGTCCTTGATCAGATGACTGAGATACCGGCAAATCAACTTAGCTCGACATTTTTACAAACATCGACCCTTACTCAATTGGGCACCGAAACGCTATTGGTTATCAAGATTGCTCAATTGATCATTTAGAATTTGACTACCTTAGTTTTCCACAAAACGCTTTCAGCTCTCCTAAAAACACCGTCAAACGAGCACTAATTAACTTGTACCATACAATTGTACAAGGGGCAAGTCACAAATGTATATCGATTTTCAACGCACGAACTTAGCTATAGCGTATGTACAAGGGACAAATCCCTAATCTATCTTATCTTGCGATCTTCGTTGCGCGGACATCTCTATTGTACTTATCAAGGGGAATATGTGGACCCAAAAATACATAAAAGAGGCGTCTTCACACTTTTATTTATTCGTTGGTGCATTGGTGACAGTGTGATCCTTTTGACCCACAAAAAAAATCTGCATATTCCAATTTAATCCCAAAGTAAACACATAAAGTAGTACCattcaaatttgtttcttgaaaCTACCAAATAACCAACCAGTGGTTGGTGATGAACTTTATGTTTGAATTTTACAGAATGCATTTTGAATTCAATTATTGACGTGTGTGAATTACACGATAATCATCAGAGAAGGACAAAATGCTTCTAGGTACCTTTTCGACTTCTGAAAAAGTAAACTACTGATCtttaaaaaaacacaaaatctaTTTTTTGGTACagcctctttaatttttttttttttttgtaacaatATTCTTAGTAGTTAGGAGTCAGTTCAGTTGACAACTCTTCTCCCAAAACAAAATCACCGTTTAtagttaattattattattatttttttatatcttGTTTGAGTTAGTACAAAATACAATGTggaaacctcaacttttttgCTTGTTATTTTAGCACAAATTTTTGAAAATTATGAGGGGAATTTTGATTTCAACATGGCCACATGggaatggacaaggattgtcttcCCTCCACTTCCGGTGTCCTCTTCGTgccctcttgttttgtgtgatcaTGGTTAAgtcatgttaatattttatattattttttttatagatataataagtaaaaaataaataataatataaaatattaacataactTAACTGTGATCACACAAACAAAATGACACGAGAAAGACACCAAAGTGGAGGGCAAACAATCATGGGAATGGCAAAAAAGTGAGACCCTACTACACCCAATTTTTGAATAAAAGGGTATCATTTCCCAAGAAGCAAAAGATTCTGTCAGTCTGTCACACAGCTTTCATGGATCCCCACTTTCTGCACTCTTCAGCTTCCCTGCCCCTTACTATCATTCAATCCGGAGATTAGGAAAAACATGAAGAAATGCATGAGAAAAAAAATGCGGGAGTGAAAATCCGGGAAATGATCATCTCCGGATTTCTTCTTTCTAATTCATTAAATTAAGAAATTTGTACTATTGAAAATTGATTCAACGAATGaagttattataaattttaaaatgcatCTCTGTAtgtaaccgtttgatcaaatttcaatggtacGGATTccctgatttggtgaattaggaggaagggatccgaAGAGAATCATTTCCAAAAATCACTACCCGACCAATCAAAAagcaagaaaaggaaaatgcaTTTGATTTGACCCCTAGCAATAGAGATATTTTTCAAATTCTAACTACTTGTACTAGTACACTTGGTATATCAAGTTGTGCCTGGCactagggctgggcacgggACGGGCCGGGCCCAAATTTGGAGGGACCGGACCGGACCCATATGAAAACACAATGGGGAGGGTCGGGGCGAGTAATGGGATTTCAAATTTTGGAACCAGACCTAACTTGACCCGTTTGAAACGGGTCGATTTGGGCCGGGTCCACGGGTCCTAGCACAGAAAGGAACGAACTGAAGCCTAAAGCTTGTGTTCCtcagcaaataaaagaaaaccatACCAACGCGTAGATCAAGATCCAAAGTATCAGATAAAACAACAACACATAGATTCCAAACACATCATTCAACCAAATTAAGCATGGGTAATCTatgaattattgaaaaaatggGCTTAAGATCTTCTCTGAGGATAGGTTCTTCGTTGGGATTGAAGAAATGGGTGTGGACAGAGATAGTAGTAGTAGGTGAAACAAGAACCTTGAGCGCTTCTTTGAGGATAGGTTCTTTGTTAGGATTGAAGAAAAACGCCTTAATTCCATTGCCTTTCCCCAAACGCAATTTTCTACAGCTGCTGCTTCGGTGATGTCGGTGGTTTAATAAACCTAGGCAGGCCACTGTTACCCAATTGTCAATTACTCATCAAAATTGATTAGCAGATGAGTAAGaataggaaaaagaaaagttcaGGTCGTCATATTATTTGCTCACCAGTGCACACGAAGAAGATTCACAATAAAcagagacatgttgaccaactTGAACTCCTGATGCTGTCTTCTCGTGTTGATGGTTCATAATTCTCGATGCCGATGGACTTATCGTCAGCCATGGCAGTCCAGTCTTGGATCGTGGCGATGAGGTCGTCGACTGAGTCAAGAGTCATGTGTAACTGGGCGAGTCGGACCAGATTGGGTGGTCAACAGCCGAGTTAAGCCTATCGTCTTCTCCGATCTGGAGCTTCTGTGATGTTGACGCAGTCGAGGGGTGGGAGGGAGAAGAGAACAAGAACAGAGAAAAAAGTGGGGGAAATCTGGGAGTGGGGGAAGATGACTGAAAAGGTAAAGCAATTGCTTTGTTATGGTAGAACGGGTCGGTTCGGGGCCCCGACATTCTCAAATTCTGGAACTGCCCCGCCCCTGAAGATACCCTTtccccgccccgccccgccccgttttGTCTCTACCAAATTTGGCCCCGCCCCGAACCCGCCCCGAATCAACAATACCCGCCCCTACCCGCGGGTcctgtacccgtttgcccaGCCCTACCCGGCACAACGACTAATTTCTCGTTGCCATAGATTGGCTCATGAAAATTGTCAATTGAGACCTTTAAGGGCAAAGGTCAAAACCTTCAATAGGAGAATCGTtgcttaaaagttaaaaccagCATTGATTGGATTGTTCTTTATCTCAAATTATCTTTTGCCAAATAAGGATCTTGGAGAAAAACATATACAGAAGACAGAAAACATGAAGTTCTAACTGCAAACAATTTAGAGCTAAATCCATGGATACCATTACGAATGAACTACAACAACATTTGGTTTTCCAACCTACATAACCTCCGCAACTTTGAAATTGCGTTAAACACTTAAACAAATGCGCGAAAGCGCAATCCATGTGACAAGATTAACGCAAATCTCCCACAACCTTGGCATAGAACATATCTCAGCTGCCAGCATTTTCATTCCCTAACATTAGAAAACCCCTTCTTCACAAGACATTATATCTGGTTTTAAAAAAAGTACGCGATATGGTACGCGATCAATCATCACAAGTACAGAATTAGCATTACAAAAATTTTGGAAAGGCGAAACTAGACTTAAGGCGTAACACACTTTGATCATTGGATTAATAAGCAACCATGGAAACTATAAAGAATATACCTCTCATTCTGGTTGCGTTCTATTCATCCATGGCAAGTCTGTGTTAAGAGACGAAGGCATGCCCATCTGTGTATCTGTCGAGCTTGAAAACTTGCCCTTCTTCGACCAGAGCCAGATCTTGGAAACAGAATAGCTTTCACCCTTAGTCACACTGCTGATCTTCTTTCCCTCCATGTCACTATCAATTGAAAGATTACCATTGTTTTCTATCCCTCTTGTTGGCTTTACATTGCGGCCTTGTTGATCATTTGATAAGGGAACCCGAAGTTCTGAATCATTAAGCACATACTGATACGAACCCATTGAAAAACATCTTCTTGCATCCAATCTACTGCTACTACCCTCTCCTCCTCCCGTCTCCCCTACCTCAGCATCTACCTTTCTAAATTTGCCGAGTCTCACAGGCAAGATCCCCTTATCGACAACAATTTCCTCAATGTCCATGGTTTTTTGCCTTGAAGCGAACCTGTTTTCTCCATTACCAGGatacccttcttcttctctataGTCATCAAAATCAAAAATTGGGTTTTCAACCGAGTACTCGGGATTAAAAAGGGTACTCCTACAAAGAGGACATGTTGAATTTGACAGTAGCCAAGTATCTATACAGTTGATATGGAAAGCATGGTTACACGTAGGGAGCAATCTGAGCTTGTCCTTCTCGGTAAACTCACAAAGGCAAACAGAACAATCGAACGGCTCTTTCGCACCCACAATATCACGATACTGGAAAACAGGAAGAGCGTCGATAAATGCTTGATCTAGACCAGAATCATGAAGGTGGAAGAGCTGCTGCAGCTGTCTCTGAAGAACATCAGCAGTAGACATTTCTGGGTACCGATTAGACTGAGAAGAAGCTGAGGAAGACGGGTGCTTAGTAAGGAATCGAACGAGCAGGTGGAGCAAACCGGAGATGAAAAACAGCACAGCCAGAATCACTATTATAAAAAGCAAAGCAGGACTAATTCTTGAACCGGATGATGACGGTGGTGATGGATTCGAGTTCGATTCACTACGAAAAGTTCCAGCATACGGGGGTGAAGATTGAAGAGAAAAAGGAGGAGGGTAGCTCAAATAACCATCTTTAACCTGGATTTGATGCTGAACCCAAGACATCTTCAAATGAGTGTGCCCAGAAAACCATCTAAGATCTTTCCCCTCTGCCATTCGAGGTATCATATCGCTTTCTGATACAAGTGATATTGGGGAGGGTGAAATCAAACAC
This window harbors:
- the LOC126583546 gene encoding uncharacterized protein LOC126583546, whose product is MVRNWVALLLVFLLLSGDFSSGASATPPAKIVTGVVSNVVSALVKWLWSLKSTTKTSSAVSSRSMIKFEGGYTVDTVFDGSKLGIEPHSVELSPNGELLVLDSENSNIYKISMPLSRYSRPKLISGSPEGYSGHVDGRPRDARMNHPKGLTVDDRGNIYIADTMNMAIRKITDAGVTTIAGGKWGRGGGHVDGPSEDAKFSSDFDVIYVGSSCSLLVIDRGNQAIREIQLHYDDCNDHYDGTFGLGIAMLIAAAFFGYMLALLQRRVQAMFSSNDTSYLQDQRTIHRAATVAPYQRPPKSVRPPLIPNEDEPEKLDDGFFGSLGKIVLNTGLSVSEIFGGIFTGFRSKPRQYHIQQQYHQANKHSNAWPTQDSYVVPDEDEPPSLETRSSTPNKTYPYMTKDLEKPRHSKQSQAYYNSWEGEYQQQQQLLTQLQQQQQLQTQLQQQQQLQMQLQQQHHHRHYSTNPTTYYEESSETNEIVFGAVQEQDGRREAVVIKAVDYGDSRYNHHNIRQRFNYMDYNSSGY
- the LOC126583562 gene encoding uncharacterized protein LOC126583562, which gives rise to MASKIAYDAVPNPKTDSAAESDDGEELMLARRSGCCFWIPCFGSEPSSPDGSWERIRSTGDYEGLWWNRGWKKIREWSELLAGPKWKTFIRRFNKNNPRRSVKFQYDPMSYALNFDEGPGQNGNLSDDYLYKDFSCRYASIPASAKSSMDLSNDSPSLT
- the LOC126583551 gene encoding RING-H2 finger protein ATL46-like, which encodes MIPRMAEGKDLRWFSGHTHLKMSWVQHQIQVKDGYLSYPPPFSLQSSPPYAGTFRSESNSNPSPPSSSGSRISPALLFIIVILAVLFFISGLLHLLVRFLTKHPSSSASSQSNRYPEMSTADVLQRQLQQLFHLHDSGLDQAFIDALPVFQYRDIVGAKEPFDCSVCLCEFTEKDKLRLLPTCNHAFHINCIDTWLLSNSTCPLCRSTLFNPEYSVENPIFDFDDYREEEGYPGNGENRFASRQKTMDIEEIVVDKGILPVRLGKFRKVDAEVGETGGGEGSSSRLDARRCFSMGSYQYVLNDSELRVPLSNDQQGRNVKPTRGIENNGNLSIDSDMEGKKISSVTKGESYSVSKIWLWSKKGKFSSSTDTQMGMPSSLNTDLPWMNRTQPE